Part of the Zingiber officinale cultivar Zhangliang chromosome 6A, Zo_v1.1, whole genome shotgun sequence genome, ATTCAGGTTAGTTTATATAGATTTTTAAAGtgttcaattattttttaaatttctcgTATTATTTATCACCCTTATTTGTTGGTCTTTTTTTTACTTATTGTAATTTACAAGTCTTTTACGTTTGTTGAATTTATAGGAGAAACTAACAATGAAGTTACTAAAAAGCGAAGAAGAGGCCTTGCTCAAGGGGATTTACAAGTGGGTGAAAAGTTACTAGTTGATTTCAACGAATCATTCCATGCTATTGGACCGAATGCGGGAAATTTAGTAATCAAAAGGTATCTTTACTTTATTTAAATAACTGACTTTTATAATGAATTTTGATAGTTTGGTGATACatacattatttttaatttaggttgcagataatattatttcACATGAACAAGGATTGGATAATCAATAGGTACAGTAGTAGTTGTTTTCATAAGAAATTTTTTAGTTTCATTAACAATTTTGGTGATGTAGTAGTATATATTTTAAGCTATAGATAAATTTATAttacaagttcaacaacttgaaaGGAACAAAGATATTGGCAAACACATAAACCATCATTTCTTATTACGAGATGAAAAGGTTTGTTTAACTTAGGGTTGTTTATGTTGTATATATATAGTTGCAAGAAAGAggattatgtgttagatgatgAGATTTCTTATTAAAAAgttctatttattgatttttttaacaatatatattataaatcatctttacctctaataagagtttttttatgttcaggattctgatgaagaaggattatagaagttatctctAGATCACGAGGAGTTGTTCTTTAGACTTTTCTTTTGTGTAACTTTCATGTGAatagttatttttttattatcaaattaATGATAGATATGTAGATATTTCTGTTATTGGATGAATATTGGATGCACTTCAATTAATgattatagaattttatattgtgtatatcatttttaatttataaaaagagagtttttccTTTTGTCTTGAAATGACAATTCAATAAATTTGATCTAGATTAATTTGTATAATAAATGTtcttttaatattattaatttttgtcaTAATTGTTACATCTAACAAGTTAAAACATTAGGGACAGTAATTTACTGTCTTCACTTCTATTTGAGACAGCACATTACCATCTCAATTTTGTGTCTTTAGTTTTTTCACAGGATAAAACATAACATTTGAGACAAAATAATATTTGTCTTAAATACTTTTGAGACAATTGAACAACTGTCTCATCACCGTCTTAAATAGCATTTGAGACAGTACAactgtctcaatatttttttgagacgCTTGTATTAGGGACGGCTACATTACTGTCTCATCAccgtctcaaaaatattttgagacactaaatttataatttaagacatattttgttGTGTCTCAAAAGCTTAATTTTCTAGTAGTGATTTAGAACCCTAGCGATTTTCAATAATAGGGACTCCAAAATAAGGATTATCATTTTGCCACAATAAATtatcaaattattatttaaaaaataaatttactatataaaatatactataattacatttaagatggtaaattaattaaatattaaatacaacttataaattaaattaaaaaatcataaattaattaatatataaatatattatattaaagaTTATATTATATGTGAAAAGTTTAATCTCCGAGGGCATGAAGACATTAGAAATTAATTTGATagtaaattaaatcaattttaaaatttatccaaAAATTTATTTAGTCACTAATTTAATAACTGATTTTAAAATCTAATCATTAATTTACATtggataattttattaatttttaatttaacggTCAAACATAATTTCGTAGTTAATTtatccttaaaattttatttggatGTTAATTTAACAACTGATTTTAAAAATCGGTATTACTCTATGATGAAACAATTTAATTGGTCATTAATTTAACAACCGAAATTATATTTATCGTTAAATTACaattcaaaatttaatctattgtgAATTTcacaatcaaaataaaaaaaattatcaaattttatttGATATAACCATTTTCATCATACAGTTCAAGGGCTACCCGGGGACTCACTGGAGATAAGAAAGAAATTTATGtgggaggaagaaaaaaaaaataggaaaagagAAGGTTAGCCCGGGTCGGCATCGGCGGAAATAGGAGGCTAGCTAGGTGATCGTTTCGACATCAACAGAAAAAGGAGATTGGTTTATGTCGGTATCGGCCTCAAGAAGCACATCCTAGGTAATCTACGCGGGCGTGCTCCGCCATTGATATAGTATCAACCTTAAAATGTCTTGTAGCAGAAGAAAGATTAAAATAGTAATAATACAATAACGGTGAGAAACTAATTTACTTATTTGCATGTATACAAGTATTATTTATTTAATCTAATGGTTAGCATGCATAATTATTTATCCGGTGATGaagatttatttaattttgtagCAGTTAGAGAAATATGATCTTTACAAGCATCTGTTGTGTTCAAGATGATGTACCAagaacaactaaaaaaaataataaactttcTCTTTTGCATTTGGATGTGTTTACCatctttttaatatatatttatttttcgtTTTCACATCATATATTAGCTAGTAATTTTTATATATGCAATTGATATATACAAATTTTGTTGTCTATCCATCTGCATTTGGGCTGAAACATATGAAATTTGAAGTAGTTTCTTTCATTGGCAAACTAATGTAGATGATTCTGAGATTAATCCTAATGTACTGTATAATGAAAAATTGTGTAATTGGAGTGATTAAAAGTTCAGTTAAATAAAATTAAtgccaaatttaaaaattcaatttgattattttgaaatttaatttttttaaaaaaattgttatttTGGACCGTTTAATTTCAGTTTCAAAACTCTTAAATCAGTTAAATAGGAATTttaatattagttttaaaaaactaaCATCACAGCAAGTATCATCATCCTTGtactattgatttttaaaaaatcaacaccatacaaataaaaatcaacatcatttgttattttttttaaaactgtcACCGTAATTgtgttcatttaaaaaaaaacattatcaCAATGGTTGAAAAATGATATAAATATATTATTGTTAAAAAGTTCGTTTAATTCGAttggaaattaaattaattgatattttatcgatgtgatttttattaaaaaatgtgATTAATTCTAttagttcaatttttaattttttatttatttgaatttaaataaattcATTCTCAGTACTACAAATTGAGTAAGCTAAGGTGAATTTAGTTAAGCATGTTTTTCCTAAGGTGAAGTGGATAATATCTTCTTATATTTGTCAACTGTTGTTTTGTTTGTTGCAATGATATTGTAATATTTTATTACATGATTATGAATTTTGTTATCATTTTAGTCTATTTCATGTGGATAATATATGATAGTCTATTTCATGTGGATAATATATCATATGAAGTTTtgtgtattattatttttttcccttcCAATGTCAGGTATTATTATGCCATAACAATTTTTGATTCGGTTGTTACTGCAAATCATCTTTATGATTTTGATACGATTGAGTTTGAGAACACTTGCAATATAATTATATTGGACTACATTTTGTTCTGAATCAATATAATTTAAGCATCATccctaatttaaaatttattcaaaaatttattttatcgcTAATTTAATaagtgattttaaaatttatcagtattttacattggataatttaattaatctttaattCAATGACCAAAAATAATTTCATAGTTAATTTgtcattaaaaatttatttggttGCTTAATCGGTCGCTATTTTATCTaatgaaattattttttcatcaagttacaataaaaaatttaattaatcgtTAATTTAACAATCAAAatcaaaaattttatttgatcattattaaataatcaaattttatttcgGTATGGCCATTTCTGAATTTTATTTCGGCCATTTCTGTCTTGAAGTAtaagattaaaatattaataatgcaATGATGATGAGAAAAGTACATTTTATAAACCGGTAAgaattgtttatttaatttacctATTAATATACATGAAACTAAATTTTCTAAATGTGTAAGaactatttatttaatttaatggtTAGACTGTATGGATTATTATCGGGTGTTAGCATCAAGTATAACGaagatttatttaattttgtggTAGCGGTTAgagaaaaattatctttatactTATCTGTTGTGTGTTATATAGCTAGAATAATTGAAAAaacaaacataatttttttttacctagaatatatgaaatttgaaGTTCTTCAGAACCTTTAATTGGCAGAATTAATGCTAATgtattatataataaaaaaattatgtgACGAGTAAAAGTACAGTTAAATAAAATTAACCAAACTATCAATTcgattaatttgaaatttagttttttttaaaaatagttatttTGGATGATTTAATTTCGGTTCAAAACTCCTAATTCAGTTAAGCAAAAATTTTGaggttaattttaaaaaaaaaaactcaacacaaacattattttttttaaccagCATAAAtgatttgatttttaagtttttaaaatcatcatcatttccttttttttaaatcgACACTTAATTGTCTTCCGACCTGTAGTTGGGAACTAATGATAGATTTGATTTACAACTATTTTGGAATGGATCATAACAATCAGATTATATCTGATCTTGTTTCCATTTTTCCAATTATTCTAGATGCAATTGTTAAATATTAGATTTTTCATTATTTAAATCGTATATCTCCTTCACTTTAGTAATTTTTCATTCAATGAATGAATATCATATCAATAAAATTAGAATCCTTCTtcctttataaataaataaaaattaaatgatttaaatgatTGCTCAGCCTTATGCGTGACTATGAATTGAGTAAGCTAAGATGAATTTAGTTAATCATGTTTTTCCTAagcttttatattttattatacttataattttttcaattttatattctTGATAATAAAGTCATGCGGATAATATCTTATGATATTTGTCaactgttcttttatttttatttcaatgaTATTGCAGCTATATTTTATTGCATGGTTATGTATTTTGTTatcattttagtttattttatgtggataatatatcaTTTAAGtttctgtattattattttttttctttcgatATTTTATACTTAACAATTTTTTATTCATGTGCTACTATAAATCATCTTTATGATGTTTTGGATAGGATTGAGTTTGATTGCACTTCTCATATGATTGAACTGCCTTTTGTTCTGAATCAATGTACTTTAAGCATCATCCTTGAGCTAAAGTCAGagagatatttatttttctggtACGTTTTATAAAGCCAAGAGCAACTCTTTTACTTAATGCAAATACTTTTAGGAGCGAGAGAAGAGCAACGAACAACTAGAAATAACATTcaagaaggagaaaagaaaaggttaGTAATTAGGTCGACTACAAGAATAACAATAGTTGAGATATCATTTTATAGTTAGGGAAATTGTAGAATTGATAGGCTCAACTGGTAAGGATAGAATTTTTAGTTTTGAAGTCATTATAAAATACATTTGCTTCGGGCGACGGAAATCATAGTGAGCTTAATCCAGAGCGTAAAAGATTATTAAAAGTAAAACTGAGTGTATATCAATTTTGTGTTATTTATTATCTTAGCATGTTAATATGATATCTTTTAAGTTTTTCTTTGGATGTCATATTTGTTTTCAGTAGTTCACTAATATCATTAAGATTTTTCACCTAATATATGAATATATCTGTTTTCCATATAGCTTGGTGAATACAATAAATACCTAGCTTCAAGTAATTATGAAGAAAGTTTAGCAGAGAGCATAGAAGCACATAAGTAAGAGTGAGCAATCCGTTCAAAACTAAACAGACCGaactaaataaatcaaaatcCATTAGAACAATTTTTTTAAGAAATCGAACTGATCGAACTTTAATTAACAATAAAATCCAACAAATCTAATTGAGATAAAATCGGTTGATTAGGTTGATTACCAAATTaaccaatcaatcaactgatactAAATAATCGAAGTTGCTTCATTCAAGTATACTTGTATATTTATAGTAGTCAATTGATAATATTTTAGTTTCATCTGTTTTGttgattttaaaatcaaaattaaattgaataaataaaaaaattgatattataaaaaaattgaatttcaaattaaaacttCTGGTTCGGCCGGTTGATTCAATTTAACTGATTCACCTATACACATAAGGCAAAAAGCCGATCTTTTATTTTATGCAAATACTTCTCAGAGCAATGAGCTAGAAATAGCATGGTTAGTAACCGATATAGAGGATGCAGAGCCTAGAAGATTATTAAAAGTAAAACAGTGTTATTTACTAATACGGCGTTGGTTTTACTTTTTCTTTAGATGTCATGTTCCAGTTTACAAACTGACTAATGTCATTAAGATTTTTCAGCCTCATAGATTAATATCTGTTTTCTCCATATAATTTGATAAATACAGTAAATACCTAATTGGAGTTGTGATGAAGAAAGTTTATAGCAGAGCAGGTAGAAGCacataatgtttttaacaaaccTAAACAACCCAACTTTGATTATCAATAAAACCAAATAATCAAACCCatataaaattgattaattcaGCCGGTTACATAATTAACTGATTAGTCAATTGATAATCATCAATAGATTAATATTAAGCAGTCGAAATTGTCCGATTCAAATATACCAATCGACTATTATATTTATAGTAGTCTGACTAATGATATTTCAGTTTGATtagtttaattgatttattaattttaaatgaaaaaattgatatttaaaaaataattttttaaattaactaaacTTTCAAATTTAatctgttaatttaatttaatccatTTTTTACTGAGCTCCTACCCATTAGGCCAGAGCAATACTTAATACAATTACTTCTGGAGGGATACGACACTAACGATCGAGAACtaacaagaaaagaaaaggttAATAGATTACTACATTGATTTCAAAtagtattttcataattttattactatttagtaaaatatataaaagaatatgatctTATCagttctattttctattttatagAAGTATTGTCTTTCTTAAGCAACAACCTCGGGAACAATCTCGGGAGCAGAAGGGTTCAGTGAGCATGCAAGATAATAATGATCTCGAGAGCAAGATAGCCAAGAAGAGCAAGAAACATACCCACTTAGAGGAAAAAAATTGATTATTGGTGTAATGGTTCTTGGATAAGGTTgatgaatttaattaagtttgagttgATTCCAGTGTGAATttttatgtttgataatatataagAGAGAAATTATGTAGATTAAGAGAGGATCAGATTTTTATTTAGGGAAGACTTAACTAGATGTTAGATaatagaaagtcctaactgaaggttagacaataaaaaattttaactgAAGGTTAGACAATAGAAGTCTTAGCGGGGTTAGATAGTGAAGATCTAATTGGTAACTAGACAATTAAAGTCTTAATGGAGCTAGGCAGTGAAGATCTAATTAAGAACTAGGCAATAGAAgatctagttgggaactagggaGTGCAAGTCCTAGTGAGGCTAGGTAGTgaagacctagttgagaactaggcaaaagaaaagtctaagtgggtcaaaggttgaccggacacttagtgattGAAAATAAAGTTCACACGAGATAGAAAGTCTAAAAAATTCGTACAAGATGGAAAGTCAAAGTGGGTCAAGAGTTAACGAGAGAAACCCttgcaggtcaaggttgaccagatgctagataACAAGAAGTCCCAACTAATCACGGATGACTTTAAGATTAGACAAAGAAACCATAAACTcaagtttagagtttagggttggCAATTGATTAAGGCCAAGGCAAAGGTTGATTTGCGAAAAATAGAAAGTATTGAATCAATTAGGCAGATTATCTAATCGATTAAGATATGTTCCAATCGATGCTCATGGGAATTTTCATGAAGCAAAGTAAGTCACGGAATCGAATGGGTAATCAATTACGTCttataatcgattagggtaatcaattaAGAATTTTCTCTCGAGTGAATAGAAAGATGAGAAATCAATTAGGGTGATCGATTGACTCATAGTAATCGATTAGTCATGTTTTCTCAAGAGAACATAAAGCTTCAAAATTaattgggcaatcgattagaaGTTAACAAATCGATTAGTATGACTCATCAATCGATTAAGCGTTCGAAAAAGAGTCATTCTGTATGTTTTGAACGATTGAGCTAACATGACAATCGATTAGGAGCAAACCTAATCAATTTGGAGACGTCGAAAGAACCCTAGAAAAGTGGTTTTCACGAGATTTAAAGCAGAGTTGCTTATACCAGTTCTTAGTGATTCTGGAGTGAAGTGTTACTGTATTTCTGAATCAATAAGAGGTATTTTCGAGTGacaagagatcaagagcaagGTGTTCATTGTATTTTATTTACTTCCTTGTTCTTGTTATATTCTCGTGTACTCTTTCTGTATTCTCGTGCTTGAGCTTGTACCGTGTACGAGAATTTTCCGCCTCCGAGAAGGAGATTTTCATAATGCATATATGGGAATGAGGAGTGGACTTTTGAATTAGTCATCTCAATGAGATAGATATCAAGTAAAACGAgaagtgttagcattgcttcaaaATTTCGCTGTAAATCAAGTTCAAAGAAGTGATTGAAGTTATTCACACCCTCCTCCCCTCCCCTCCCCGGCTCTCTAAAGGTACTAACATTGATGACTCTAAAAAAATGAAGCTCAATTGTAACAAAAGGTGATTACATTTACCTCAGATGTACTTCACAGTTCGTCTTTAAATTATGTGAAGAAAAGTAAATCATGATATCAGCGTATAACCTACCATCTAATAACTAAGGAcggaaaaaaaaatttcaagcacATGTACCCGTCAAAAATTATTCCGATTAGGAAAGCACTAAACAAAAATGAAGCTCAAGAAACTGGCATAAGCTGCCACAATTGACACTCAATCTTCTCAAGGACTAGGGGCACACAGACCTCATTTGTCAGTGCATGCATACAATTTTTGGAACAGTAAAGAATatgcaaaaaaacaaaaaaacaaaaaaacaaaaaataaaaaaacatgacTTGAATGATTTTAGGCATATGGCATAAATAATGTTGTTGCCAAAGTTGATGATGATGCATATACAAATAAATATACCCCAGGGCTGAGGAAGGCTAACGCATATCTGGACTTTAGCTGggcgtattttattttattttatatgtaaTTATTCACTCGgttctaaatttttaaatcaaattcgACCAtgaatcttttatatatatataaaatgagcaATAGATCACCGGAATAGAAAGGAAGCAAAATACTTTTGAATTTAGATTCGCTCTCAACATCTAGGAAAATCTACAAAGCGAGAAGTCACACAATACTCTTCCTTCACCTGCTGCCGTAGTTGCAACTTTCCAAAAGGAAGAAGTGACGCACTACTCTTCCTTCAACTGCTGCCGTAGTTGAATTTTGAGTAATCGAGCATGAAATAAATTCTTATGTAACTTGTCAAAAAAGATAAAAAGTTacaatatttaataattaattaataaaaatttgatcaatATTTTATTCGATTTACCCTTATACACTACGAGTAATAAGGAGGCTCATGGTCCAAGTAGTGCACAACATAGGGAGAGGGCAAGACGAGGCCGTAGACATTTAGAGCTACAAGAAGAATGAGTACCAAAACTATTCATCAGATTTGAATGCTGGATTTTCTCTCATCGAATGTTTGCACTTGTAGAACTTGAGGCTTCTAAGTTGGATTTATTGTCGAACTCATGAATGTGACCTCTGCTCTGCAATTGTGCTTCTAGAAGGGTCAGATTTGCATCTAACTTCAATATCCTTCTAGGAAATACATAATGAAACCGAATCAGACTTGACAAACTCGACGAAACAAAATGTATTACTTTACCTGATTCATTAATTATTTTAACATACAACTATATATCTCTCTTTCGTGCTATTAAGATTTTAGGAAGGTGTCAGCTTACCAAGTTTGTAAAGGCCTTGAAAGTTATTGCCAAGGTCCTAAGAGACTACACTGAAATGGAGGTTTGTttctttagaaaaaaaataaaacaataacaaaactcCAGATTAGCCTACAAAGAAAAAGAAGGATGTccaagggaagggaaagaaaacaaaaccaagcAGGAGGATATGCATTACAGTTTGTTGCAACAACAGTATTTTACTATGGTACTTGGACTTGATATATCATATGATTGACAAGGGTGTGGATATAAGTGTGCCACACATTTGGTTCTAAAATTAATCCTAATACCAATCCTACAAAACATTAAGTCAAAGAGTTAAAAAGAAAAGTCACCTAGTGCAAAGCATGAAGTCAGAGTTACAAAAAAAGGGAATTAAATGCATTGATAAAGACAACTTAAAATTCCTCATCGAAATTTTCTATAAGAAGCTCATACTTAGCTAAACAGGCAAACAGCTCATTTATAAAATATTGATTTACAGCACAAACTCATTTGTTTAGCAGTGCTTGTGACAATCAAGATTACAAATGATATATTAGACAACAAATTAGAAAACAAAGTACTAACGGATGGATACCGACCTGTTTAGCAATTCCATCACAAGACATGGAACAAGACTTTCTACGGCTATTTATTCCAGTACCATCATTGCACCGAGAGTATAAGATCGAAGGATAATTTCATCCAAAAACTTGGAAACATTAAAATCCAGTTTGTAAGTTACAGCTAATGTCTGAAAGGGAAAGAATCATAGAACAAAGAAAGGGATATAGAAGAAGTGACAATTTTAAAGAAACACAGGAGAATGCTAGTCCAAAGCATGAACCTAAAGATAGATAGTTTCGTAATTTTAGATAGGATAGCATACAACAAATGGCTTGGGTATTGCTAGCTGCAACATTACATAGAACCCCATGACAGACTCAACACAGTCAAGCCTGGTTATTTTCGTGGAAACTTGCTAAATTGCTCTTACTTAAGAAAACTTTAATTATTTTTGTCAGTTGTTGAGGATTTAAATCATCGAACTAACCAATGTGAGGTAGtttctcttttatcatataaATGTTGCGATACTGTATTAGGAGCTGAATAGTCATGTAAACCACTAGAAATTATACCATACAAAAGATTGCTAGCTTAAGTCATATAAAGAACCACCTAGCAAAGATTTGTTGACTGTTTTATAAAAATGAAAGATCAGACTTCAAGAGTTGATGATGCTGATTCCCACAGCACTATTTCGGTAAACTGTGATGCCAATATGTTGCTCCCATAAAGCAAGAATGAAGCTTCTTAACAAATCTAAGCTTGGCAAAAATGAAACACAACTGAATTTTCCTTGAATTTTCACATAGAATCTCTTCAATTGCTAGTTTAATAGAACAAAAAAAATGTTCTTTTTTCACGAGTATTGAACAGAAAGGTGCTAAATCGGTACCTGTGGACCTGGGCGAGCTTGTCCTGGCAGAGAGAGGCGAAGGAGTTGAGGAACCGGGCGGT contains:
- the LOC121997584 gene encoding WASH complex subunit 3-like isoform X1; this encodes MIPTRASVAAAAGWSRNALPEAPPPAAKEEDEEHAELSISDQRTLYLVNIFIGNTARFLNSFASLCQDKLAQVHRRILKLDANLTLLEAQLQSRGHIHEFDNKSNLEASSSTSANIR
- the LOC121997584 gene encoding WASH complex subunit 3-like isoform X2, giving the protein MIPTRASVAAAAGWSRNALPEAPPPAAKEEDEEHAELSISDQRTLYLVNIFIGNTARFLNSFASLCQDKLAQVHRILKLDANLTLLEAQLQSRGHIHEFDNKSNLEASSSTSANIR